From the genome of Biomphalaria glabrata chromosome 17, xgBioGlab47.1, whole genome shotgun sequence, one region includes:
- the LOC106050568 gene encoding uncharacterized protein LOC106050568, with the protein MANRSYMSSRHHLLSGYSPLSSSRSGVNSSSRSSPPEFSYDALARSHSERSSSRESTSYSRAQPSSTNTSLTMAYPNVNEFPYGLSGVQMPTYNFGSELYNYVSNGFPRKSRMCTFCNKVFTRSTTRRYHERRCPLLRASNSLAKNEENNTAAAVAAAAALKEQQQRHKEAANASANQLPSAPRTVNSSSANITSHAGSNLPSAPTPASPPPQTLHPAYPTSFPVTNPINALGSSPSRGAASAYSYAHYGSHFYNSISAAAIASLDQNSNTLQSKKESDSMSWSSSPSPSSKNREHSNSILGLSALSKSFNSDSGMDLTAKYCSDFSIRSQPPVFPPSSLRGIPLATESPEPGETKSDKLQVKTDRRRSPSPHEYKRLSGRERDWPSPNNEKMEYPDKITVANISGARLKMTPSTPPPLWNNKAHVDRSQEEFSSTNLIEEDEEDEEEDEDNEEEVAEDQEQFNESHNEEDIKLESDALDMSQSLVCQYCQKSFADSITRKAHEALHSQTKSFACSLCTSAFHCAYSLRIHFLRHHNEGPYKCKHCSATFEDIMALKKHLVSEHTLPKQEICSLKYFSLLDNSEAGQSMPHNMALSDGEHDSKESNSLLQRRSADSLPDVLKDSDSTTKKLCSDEVEEQAANGESVAEETEVCRVCNKSFAKSFIRFHERSHAVQKPYACPLCNKRFGYKNNMKSHMKLHQGLKPYQCQICGARFTRGSTLRRHGRRHDVPRNAMLDFVLYNQTSGHTQSTGPSTKAITNTSVTTTSQRASTTAPSPHYANHSRKTPTESNSNFPQNQRHSLPPPTNLELENYVNAARQTPPKNSPQNMVSPRLMPTHLTTNSLASPMAGSLAAVAAANLFAYPAAAAPHLYQFYASTNQLINYSAYAAGHSLTPSVQSDALNLSIGKRKSVYDDETNRSKEKYPRRSVNGSNGLSPVKKSWEKENIKVEAEEPGEMTKREGRNPFIDCFSPKKEKHINTNGNPDIKSMDTKEELKISTEDFGAQVNICCPSPLVQSSTGSLQNHGSSGSPVGSSCNGNNIHSHASPSGLSSHSSPANSTHSAPSPSNINDHHLQELLLSLLTSGRMFRCSYCEIYFTEYAMFRLHQKYHQSDTERPFLCSVCGEDCKDKTYFTVHLSEHLGLGAKGGLA; encoded by the coding sequence ATGGCCAACAGAAGTTATATGAGCTCTCGGCATCATCTCCTGTCGGGATATTCTCCTTTGTCTTCTTCCAGAAGTGGTGTCAACTCGTCATCTCGCTCAAGCCCTCCAGAGTTTTCTTATGACGCATTAGCCAGATCTCACTCCGAGAGAAGCAGCTCAAGGGAGAGCACCTCATACAGCAGAGCGCAGCCTTCCTCAACTAATACCAGTCTCACGATGGCCTACCCGAACGTTAATGAATTCCCTTACGGTCTTTCTGGGGTTCAAATGCCCACTTATAATTTTGGATCTGAACTTTATAACTATGTAAGTAATGGTTTTCCAAGAAAATCTCGCATGTGCACGTTTTGCAACAAAGTGTTTACGCGCTCCACTACTAGACGCTATCATGAGCGCAGATGCCCTCTTCTAAGAGCATCAAATAGTCTGGCCAAAAATGAGGAGAATAACACAGCGGCAGCAGTCGCGGCCGCAGCTGCATTGAAAGAGCAACAACAACGTCACAAAGAAGCAGCAAATGCTAGTGCGAATCAGCTGCCTTCTGCCCCAAGGACAGTGAACTCCAGCTCTGCTAACATAACTTCGCATGCTGGTAGCAATCTGCCTTCTGCACCGACACCTGCATCACCCCCACCACAAACCTTACACCCGGCTTACCCTACTTCATTCCCTGTCACCAACCCCATCAATGCTCTAGGATCTAGTCCTTCCAGAGGGGCAGCATCGGCTTACAGCTATGCTCACTATGGAAGCCATTTTTATAATTCCATCTCAGCTGCTGCCATAGCCTCTTTGGACCAAAACAGCAACACGCTGCAGTCAAAGAAAGAGTCTGACAGCATGTCCTGGTCGTCCTCACCCTCCCCTTCTTCTAAGAACAGAGAGCACAGCAATTCTATTTTGGGACTGTCTGCTCTTTCCAAATCATTCAACTCTGACTCAGGTATGGATCTCACAGCTAAGTACTGCTCAGATTTCAGCATTAGATCCCAGCCCCCAGTGTTCCCACCATCGTCTCTACGTGGTATTCCTTTGGCCACAGAGTCTCCTGAACCAGGAGAAACCAAATCTGACAAGCTGCAGGTTAAAACGGATAGAAGGAGGTCACCAAGCCCTCATGAGTATAAACGCTTATCAGGTAGAGAACGTGACTGGCCCAGCCCAAACAACGAGAAGATGGAATACCCTGACAAAATCACTGTTGCCAACATTTCCGGTGCCCGCTTGAAAATGACGCCATCCACACCACCCCCATTGTGGAATAACAAAGCTCATGTTGATAGATCCCAGGAAGAGTTCAGCTCAACCAATCTGATAGAAGAAGATGAggaagatgaagaagaagatgaagatAATGAAGAAGAGGTAGCTGAAGATCAGGAGCAGTTCAATGAAAGTCATAATGAGGAGGACATAAAGTTAGAATCTGATGCATTAGATATGTCACAGTCTCTTGTATGTCAGTATTGTCAGAAATCCTTTGCAGATAGCATCACTAGAAAGGCTCACGAGGCTCTTCATTCACAAACTAAGTCATTTGCTTGTTCTCTCTGCACCAGTGCATTTCATTGTGCATACAGCCTTCGCATTCATTTCCTGCGCCATCACAACGAGGGGCCATACAAGTGTAAGCATTGTTCTGCTACATTTGAAGATATTATGGCACTGAAAAAACACCTTGTTTCTGAGCATACACTACCAAAGCAAGAAATTTGTTCACTCAAGTACTTCTCCCTCCTGGACAACTCAGAGGCAGGTCAAAGCATGCCCCACAATATGGCTTTGTCAGATGGTGAACATGATAGCAAAGAGAGCAACAGCCTCCTGCAGCGACGAAGTGCTGACAGTCTCCCAGATGTTCTGAAAGACTCAGACTCAACAACGAAGAAACTCTGCTCTGATGAGGTGGAGGAGCAAGCAGCCAACGGAGAATCAGTGGCAGAAGAAACTGAAGTTTGCAGAGTTTGCAACAAATCATTTGCAAAATCTTTTATACGTTTTCATGAACGATCACATGCTGTTCAGAAGCCATATGCATGTCCACTTTGTAATAAAAGATTTGGTTACAAGAACAATATGAAGTCACATATGAAGCTCCACCAGGGACTAAAGCCATATCAGTGCCAAATTTGTGGTGCAAGATTTACAAGAGGGTCAACATTGCGCAGGCATGGCAGGCGTCATGATGTCCCACGAAATGCAATGctggattttgttttgtataatcAAACGAGTGGACATACTCAAAGCACAGGTCCCAGCACCAAGGCCATTACCAATACATCAGTGACCACAACATCACAAAGAGCATCCACAACTGCCCCTAGTCCACATTATGCTAATCATTCTAGAAAAACCCCAACAGAATCAAATTCTAATTTCCCACAAAACCAACGCCATTCCCTTCCTCCCCCAACTAACTTAGAGCTAGAGAACTATGTCAATGCTGCAAGACAAACTCCACCCAAAAACTCACCTCAGAACATGGTCTCACCAAGATTAATGCCCACTCACTTGACCACAAACTCCTTGGCATCACCAATGGCTGGTAGTTTAGCAGCAGTGGCTGCTGCTAATCTATTTGCTTACCCAGCAGCTGCAGCCCCTCATCTTTATCAGTTTTACGCATCAACTAACCAGCTCATTAACTATTCAGCTTATGCTGCAGGCCACAGCCTGACTCCTTCAGTACAATCTGATGCTCTTAACTTGAGTATTGGAAAAAGAAAGTCTGTATATGATGACGAGACTAacagaagtaaagaaaaatatCCTCGAAGGAGTGTAAATGGAAGCAATGGCTTAAGTCCAGTGAAGAAGTCTTGGGAAAAAGAGAATATTAAAGTTGAAGCTGAGGAACCTGGGGAGATGACCAAACGAGAGGGACGTAACCCATTTATTGATTGTTTCTctccaaaaaaagaaaaacacatcAATACCAATGGAAATCCAGATATAAAAAGCATGGACACAAAAGAGGAGCTAAAAATTTCAACAGAAGATTTTGGTGCTCAAGTGAATATTTGCTGTCCAAGCCCACTGGTTCAGTCATCAACAGGCTCACTTCAAAACCATGGCTCATCTGGGAGTCCAGTTGGCTCATCCTGCAATGGAAACAATATCCATTCTCATGCTAGCCCTTCTGGTCTCAGCTCTCACAGCAGCCCAGCCAATTCCACACACTCAGCCCCAAGCCCTAGCAATATAAATGACCACCACCTTCAGGAGCTTCTCCTGTCTCTTCTGACTTCAGGCAGGATGTTTCGCTGCTCTTATTGTGAGATTTACTTTACTGAGTATGCCATGTTTCGCCTGCACCAAAAGTACCACCAGTCTGACACAGAGAGGCCATTCCTTTGTTCTGTCTGTGGTGAAGATTGTAAAGACAAAACCTACTTTACTGTTCATTTATCTGAACATCTTGGTCTAGGTGCAAAAGGTGGTCTAGCTTAA